Genomic segment of Streptococcus pneumoniae:
TTTGAACGGGGCGTGTATTGTTCGGAAATAAAGAACGCTGCCCTTTTCCGTGCGAAAAATTCCCTTTTTGAAATTTTGAAATAAAGAGAAAATCCTTTATTATTGGGCTTTTGAGATAAGAAAATAGGGGAAAACCTACCAGCTAGAAAAAACAAAACATGTGTAGAAAACACGCGCAAACAATTGACAAGTGTTCAAAACAAGTGTATAATATAATTAAAGATAAGGAAAGGAGATAGCTAATGACCACAAGGCGAGAACTTGAAAAATTAGCAAAAGCTAAGGGGTTCTATCCAACGGATAAAGGTAAAGGGTCGCACACACTTTGGGAGCATGAAGACGGGCGGACAATTCTCATCAGTAACCCAAAACAGAAAGACTACAAGCCTAAAACCTTAAACAACGTTCTTAAAGTCCTAAATGGGAAATAGGGGGTAAATCCTACCCCTACTCTTTTAGAGTGGTCGTTAGCGAACTATCAGATCATGAAATACACTTACCTAGCACTTTTTGAAGTGGATAAAGAAAACGGCGGATATACAATTACTTTCCCAGACTTCCATGGAGCAATCAGCGAGGCAGACACGCTAAACGAGGCTATCTATAATGCCCGTGAAGTGCTTGAAATCTATACAATCATGTTTGAAGACGAGGGCAAGGCTTTTCCAGCCCCTTCTAGCTTTAAGGCATTAGCTGGGGAGCTCTCTAGTGATGAGGACATCTTGCAGGCCATTTCAGTAGATACCGAGCTTGTCCGTGAGCGTGAACGGTCTAGAGTGGTCAACAAGACTGTTACGCTACCAAGCTGGCTTGTGGAAGTTGGGAAAGAAAACAAAATCAATTTCAGCCAGTTATTACAAAAAGCAATCCGTGAAGAATTGCAGGTATAACTAACCTTTAGAAGCAACGGAGGTAGCGAGATGTTAGTTACTTATCCAGCCTTATTTTATTATGACGATACTCAAAGATGACGAAGAATTAAAAATGACTTATGCCCCAGAAAAATCTTTTATTTCTCTTGTAATGGTCAATGTTGCAGAGTATCTAGGAAGTCAAGAGCCAATCAAAAAGACCCTCACTATCCCACGTTGGGCGGATAAGTTAGGGCGTGAGTTAGGCTTGAACTTCTCTCAAACACTCACCGAAGCAATCGCTGATAAAAAATTACAAGCCTAGCCACGCGCTAGCTTTTCGGACACAGTGAAATTTGGTATAATATACTTATCAGCAATCAAAAAAAGCCTACTTGGCTTCCAATGTCATTAAGCTAAGAGTTTAAAATAGATACCAACTATTCCAACATGTAGCTATTTCGCTTACATTTGGAGTAGTTTTTGTCCGTTCAGAGAATTTTGGGCGCACAAAAAGAACTGCTCCTACTCCCTTTTTTCACCGATTTATGGTACTCTATAAGTGAAACTAACAGCAGCTTGAGTTTTTATCTTTCTTGGGAATTGCCGATTGGGGCGAATAATAGATAAATGCTTGGCAATGAAGGTTTCTAACTGGAAGGAAGTGATCACTCCCCTTAAAAATCGTAAGCAAGCATAAGAGGCGTCTGAAAAGCATATCTGATAATCGTAACGACTTTTAGGCTTATGGATAGCGATAAGGGAAGTTAGCCATTGGCAGAAATTGAAATCGATGAAGCGTGCAAAGATTTCTTGGAGAATCCCTTCCTTTTTTTTCGCGTGAAAATGAACGAGTCCCATACTGTATTTAAGATCACGAAAACGAGTCTCTATGCTCCATCTACTGGCATAGAGCTCTTTTAATGTTGAAGGCGGATAGTCCGTGTTTGTCACGAGGGTTTCATATTGTCCTTTGGCAATCTCTATACGCACAATGCGAAAGTCAAGCCGATAACAAATGGTTGGCTCCTTTTTATGATTATACTTTGGTAAGAAGTCAAAGGTAACGTTACTGGGTAAAAAGCGAAACTGATTTGGCAAGTCTTGATAGACTTGTTTCATCTCCTTCGTTTGCTTCCGACAAAGATTTAAATGAATGGTTTCATCAAAGCACGGTGTGTCTGGGAGTATCAATCTAGACTTGATGGATTGACGCCCATCTCGAATCCGGATAATGTAGAACCACCCCCTTTCTTGACAATGGGCCATCACATGATAGGCTTCATATCCTCTGTCCAGAATAACGAGTGCTTGTTCGAAAGGGAGAGTTCTCCATCATGTTCAGAAAAGCAGCACGTTCATCTTGGTCTCGTTTGTCTTGAATCAGAAGGTCATGATATATTCCATTCGTTATATCATATAGAGCATTGATGTGAATCAAG
This window contains:
- a CDS encoding type II toxin-antitoxin system HicA family toxin, yielding MTTRRELEKLAKAKGFYPTDKGKGSHTLWEHEDGRTILISNPKQKDYKPKTLNNVLKVLNGK
- a CDS encoding type II toxin-antitoxin system HicB family antitoxin codes for the protein MKYTYLALFEVDKENGGYTITFPDFHGAISEADTLNEAIYNAREVLEIYTIMFEDEGKAFPAPSSFKALAGELSSDEDILQAISVDTELVRERERSRVVNKTVTLPSWLVEVGKENKINFSQLLQKAIREELQV